In Methanobrevibacter sp., one DNA window encodes the following:
- a CDS encoding aldo/keto reductase, whose translation MLYNRLGKTNLEVSRLGFGTMRLPTKGSNDEIDEEESSKMLTYGIENGINLIDTAYPYHSATLEGRGNSEIFLGNFLNENSYRDDIILSTKSPIWAIDKKEEFDYYLDEQLKKLQTDYIDIYLLHSLTEPDWYKVKDLEVFDFLDDCLSSGKVKHVGFSSHMEVDYVIEVLDEYPKWEVVMTQMNYFDEYYQSGVMGLNYLKEVDVGSMVMEPLRGGSLVQNIPQAVQDLWNVAEVKRTPVEWALQYLWNRDDVDCVLSGMTSLQQVKQNIETASKMDEISDYDHEIIREVAREYRQTVGNKCTRCGYCMPCPHGVDIINCLTEYNIAHMLNDPKASAMQYFTLMDDDSRADSCVQCMECLPFCTQMLNIPEELEKVHEYFGSEFDHF comes from the coding sequence ATGTTATACAATAGACTTGGAAAAACCAACCTAGAGGTTTCAAGACTTGGTTTTGGAACCATGAGACTTCCAACAAAGGGCTCCAATGATGAAATTGATGAGGAAGAATCATCAAAGATGCTGACTTATGGAATTGAAAATGGAATAAACCTTATCGATACCGCTTATCCATATCATAGCGCCACATTAGAAGGAAGAGGGAACAGTGAAATATTCCTAGGAAATTTTTTAAATGAAAATAGCTACAGAGACGACATCATCTTATCAACAAAATCACCGATATGGGCCATCGATAAAAAAGAAGAATTCGACTACTATCTTGATGAACAACTCAAAAAACTCCAGACCGATTATATAGACATCTACTTGCTTCATTCACTTACAGAGCCTGACTGGTATAAGGTCAAGGATTTGGAGGTCTTTGATTTTCTTGACGATTGCCTATCAAGCGGCAAAGTGAAGCATGTCGGCTTCTCTTCACACATGGAAGTCGATTATGTAATCGAAGTGCTTGACGAATACCCCAAATGGGAGGTTGTAATGACCCAAATGAACTACTTTGACGAGTATTACCAATCTGGAGTGATGGGATTGAACTATCTAAAAGAGGTGGATGTTGGCAGCATGGTTATGGAACCTCTTCGCGGAGGCAGCTTGGTTCAAAATATACCTCAAGCAGTTCAGGATTTATGGAACGTGGCAGAGGTTAAAAGGACTCCTGTCGAATGGGCGCTGCAGTATTTATGGAACAGGGATGATGTTGACTGTGTCTTAAGCGGCATGACCTCACTGCAACAAGTCAAGCAGAATATCGAAACTGCCTCAAAAATGGACGAAATCAGCGATTATGATCATGAAATCATAAGGGAAGTTGCAAGGGAATACAGACAGACAGTTGGAAACAAATGCACTAGATGCGGTTACTGCATGCCATGTCCGCATGGCGTTGACATCATCAATTGCTTAACCGAATACAATATTGCACATATGTTGAATGACCCTAAAGCCAGTGCAATGCAATATTTCACATTAATGGATGATGATTCAAGGGCGGACAGCTGCGTGCAATGCATGGAATGTTTGCCGTTCTGCACTCAAATGCTAAATATTCCCGAAGAACTTGAAAAGGTGCATGAATACTTTGGAAGTGAATTTGACCATTTCTGA